One genomic segment of Salmo trutta chromosome 8, fSalTru1.1, whole genome shotgun sequence includes these proteins:
- the LOC115198760 gene encoding G-protein coupled receptor 22, which translates to MHTPPVLISEAAMSNVTVLDTSEPSDLDMTQSAAPYPVSFQVSLTGFLLLEIVLGLSSNLTVLVLYCMKQNLITSVSNIVTMNLHVLDVLVCVSCIPLTAVVILLPLEADTALVCCFHEACVSFASVATASNVLAITVDRYDISVRPANRMLTMGRAVALLGLIWAMSFFSFLVPFMEVGFFSDFGSEFVNQTAVASVVHTNEYYTELGLYYHLLAQIPIFFFTAVVMLVTYYKILQALNIRIGTRFQHNQPKKKPRKKKTISLTTATQVESTDVSQGSGAVRGGGNPPAVLSMRTSVSVLMALRRAVKRHRERRERQKRVFRMSLLIISTFLLCWTPITVLNTVILSAGPSDFTVKLRLGFLVMAYGTTIFHPLLYAFTRQKFQKVLKSKMKRVVSVVEAEPTPNNVVIHNSWIDPKRNNKKVTFEETEVRQKCLSSQDPESNNIVCHP; encoded by the exons ATGCATACCCCTCCTGTGCTGATCTCAGAAGCCGCCATGAGCAACGTGACTGTCCTCGACACCTCGGAACCCTCTGACCTTGATATGACCCAGTCTGCCGCCCCCTACCCCGTCAGCTTCCAG GTGTCGCTGACAGGGTTCCTGCTGCTGGAGATTGTGCTGGGCTTAAGCAGTAACCTGACAGTGCTGGTCCTCTACTGCATGAAGCAGAACCTCATCACCTCTGTGTCCAACATCGTCACCATGAATCTGCACGTCCTAGACGTACTA gtgtgtgtgtcttgcaTCCCTCTGACTGCCGTGGTAATACTCCTCCCCCTAGAGGCTGATACAGCGCTGGTCTGCTGCTTCCACGAGGCCTGTGTCTCCTTCGCTAGCGTAGCCACTGCCTCGAACGTGCTAGCCATCACTGTCGACCGCTACGACATCTCAGTGCGTCCAGCCAACCGCATGCTAACCATGGGCCGCGCGGTGGCTCTGCTGGGCTTAATTTGGGCTATGTCCTTTTTCAGTTTCCTGGTCCCCTTCATGGAGGTGGGCTTCTTCAGTGATTTTGGCTCAGAGTTCGTCAACCAGACTGCAGTTGCCTCTGTGGTCCATACTAATGAGTACTACACAGAGCTGGGGCTGTACTACCACCTCTTGGCTCAGatccccatcttcttcttcacgGCCGTAGTCATGCTGGTGACCTACTACAAGATACTCCAGGCACTGAACATCCGCATCGGGACGCGCTTCCAACACAACCAGCCCAAGAAGAAGCCCCGCAAGAAGAAGACCATCTCCTTGACTACCGCAACGCAGGTGGAATCTACAGATGTGTCCCAGGGCAGCGGGGCAGTCCGAGGAGGCGGAAACCCACCTGCGGTCCTGTCCATGCGGACCTCCGTCTCCGTCCTCATGGCTCTGCGCAGGGCCGTTAAACGCCACCGGGAACGGCGGGAGAGGCAAAAACGCGTCTTCAGGATGTCCCTACTCATCATCTCCACCTTCCTGCTCTGCTGGACGCCCATCACAGTCCTCAACACGGTCATCCTCAGCGCAGGGCCCTCAGACTTCACGGTCAAGTTGCGGTTGGGTTTCCTGGTCATGGCCTACGGGACGACCATCTTCCACCCGCTGCTCTATGCCTTCACCAGGCAGAAGTTCCAAAAGGTGTTGAAGAGCAAGATGAAGAGGGTGGTGTCCGTGGTGGAGGCTGAGCCCACGCCCAACAATGTGGTCATTCACAACTCCTGGATCGACCCCAAGAGGAACAACAAGAAAGTCACCTTCGAGGAGACTGAGGTCAGGCAGAAGTGTCTATCTTCCCAGGATCCGGAATCAAACAACATCGTCTGTCATCCATGA